Sequence from the Poseidonibacter antarcticus genome:
AGAGCTTTTCTGACTTTTATAAAGATGCTCATAAAAGCACTTTCAATAGCCTTTTATGAGTGTTTTTTAAGAGTTCTTAGCTCTTTTGCAGAAATTTTAATTTTCTGAGTTGTTCCATCTTCTAATGTAACTCTAACTGTTCTTAAGTTAGGTAAAAATCTTTTCTTAGTTCTATTTTTAGCATGACTTACGTTGTTACCAACCATAGGTCCTTTTCCTGATATTGCACATCTTCTTGACATTTGTCTTCCTTCTATAGTGAAAAATATTGGCGTATTTTACCTTATTTATCTTAATGTTTATTTAAATTGTATCTATTATAGTATTTAATTTATCCAAATTCTTAAATAATTCATATTTTTTTGCAATTTTTCTATTTTCTTTTTGGATATATTTCAAGTCTTCTTCTCTACTTAATAAGGCATCAACTTTATATGAAGTTGTTGAATCAGTAGGATTTTCCATTGTAGCAAAAATATCAAGTAATTCACTTGAATAATTACTTATCGTGGTTAAAACAGCACATTTACAATACATTGCTTTTAAAATATTCGTTGCAAAACTTTTATTATATGTTGGAAGAATAAATATATCTGCAGCTAAAAACAACTCATTTATATTTGAATAATTTTCAAGTAATAAAACTTCATTACCAAAGTTATATTTTGATATAAGAAACTTAAGACTATTTATTTGATTTTTATCTGAAGATATAATTATCTGTTTATTCATTGAATTTAAAGATAATATAATATCAAAAAACTCCTTAACTCCCGAAGTTTTTAAGTTTTTTGCAGTAAAAAATATGATTTTTGGTGTACTATCTATATCAAATTTTTTACAAATTTTTTCTTTGATTTCTTTTGGTTTTTTATAAATCATATTTATACTTGGATAAATAACTTCTATATTTTCTTTTGGAATATTTGTTTTATCAATAATTTCACTTCTTAATTGTTTTGAATTTACAATAGTTTTCTTTGCATTTTTAATGTTTAAAATAGCTTCAGCATCTAAGTTTCCTGAATGAAAATATATATCTGCATACTCTTTTTTAAAAAAAGGTAATTTTTTTAAAAGTGATTGTCTTTTTAATGTAAAGACTCTTTCATCTTTTTGTAATTCTTTTATTAGGTTTGTTTTAGTTTTGAAATATATTGATGTTTTACTCACATTTACTCTTTGTATTTATATTTAATCAAACAATATTTAATTTTCACTTATTTATCTCTTAATCAAATTAAAACTTTTTTAGTTAATAATTTAAATCTAAAAGAATATTATCAGATGTTTTTTATTGTCTTTAGTGTAATATTCTTCAAAACTATCATATAAAAGAGAAACTTGATTACTTTCATAAAAAAAATTAGAAATCTACCTAGAATTGATTTAATAAATTATTTAATAGTATTATATGCTTTTACCCTAACTTTTCCCATTGAAATAAAAAGAATTGTTGTTATATTACTAATTGTGTTATGGATAACGGATAAAACTAAATATAGTTTTATCCTACCTAAAACAAATTTATTTTTATTTTTTGGAATATTTATAACTTACTCTCTATTATCTTATTTTTGGAGTGATTCAACATTACAAGAAGCCTTAAATTATATCAGAAGATATTGGTACTATTTACCAATTTTTATAATGTTTAAATATTTAAAAAAAGAGTACTTTGAATATACTCTAAGTTTTTTCATTTTTGGAATGTTAATTAGTGAAATTCTTTCTTATGGTAATTATTTTTCATTTTGGCAAATAGGACTTGGGGAAGAAAATAATCCAACTGTTTTTATACATCACACCACTTACAGTGTTTTTCTTGCAATTGTTTCTATTTTTCTATTTATAAAAATCTTAAATGAAAGATTAAAAGTTAAACAAATAATTTATATATTATTTTTTATTACTATAACAATTAATTTATTAGTAAATAGTGGGAGAACAGGATATATTTCTTTCTTAGTAACATTTTTAATATTAAGTTTATATTTATTCAAAAAAAGGATCAAATATATTTTAATTACTATTTCATCTATAATATTTGTAATTTTTTTAGCATATTCTTTAAGTCCAAATTTTAAACATAGAATTAACTTAATTAAAAATGATGTAAATAAAGTATTAACTGAGAATAATTACTCTACAGCAATTGGCGCAAGAATTGGATTATGGGTTATTTCAAAAAATACAATAATTGAAAATCCAATATTCGGAATAGGAATAGCAGGTAGTCAAAAAGTAAAAAATAATTATATTGATACACAGTCAAAAAATGATTTTAGTTATATTAAAACTTTACATAGTTTTCATAATATTTATTTGGAAATATTAATTCAATATGGAATAGTTGGACTAATATTATTTTTTTTAATAATATATGAAATTTTTAAAATAAAAATAAAAAATACAGAAATATATTTATTAAAAAATATTACTCTATCAATTTATTTACTTGGTAGTTTTGTTGATATACTCTTTTATTTAAAAGATGCAATGCTATTTTTTACTTTTCTAATTGGTTTATTCTTAGCAAATTATAAAATAGAATATCAAAACAAATTAAGTAATATCAATTAAACTAATATTTTTTTGTTTATAATTCTTATATAAATTTTTATATTCTAAAACCTGTTCTTTCTTTAATAACATTTCTGTATCTATTTGTATAATATTTAAAAAATCAATATCATACAAATATCCTATTGTTTCTAAAGCAGTAGATCTAATAGAAATTAATCCATGAGGTTTTCTGCCATATTGTAAAATAGCCAATTCTAATATTGTAGAAAACTTCTTAATTTTAAAATTAAATTTTTCTGATATTTTTAACAAATATTCTAAATCTTCATACCTATGAGGGATATACGTAATTTTATAATCACTATAATATTCAATAACATTTTTAATGATATTCTCAAAATATTGTTTTGAAATATAACTATCAATTAAATTTGAACCTATAAAAAATATCTCTTTTTCTTCAGGTAAAGTATCTATAGATTCTTTAAAATTATTAAAGTTATTTTTTAAAATTACATTATTTAAGAAATAAGAATCCAAATTAAAAAATGTGAAAATTTTCAATTCAATTATAAAATCTAAGGATAGATTTATCCCTAATATTTTATTTCCTAGGGAATTCCTAAATTTATCTTTATATTTATTATTTTTAATATTATTTGCTATTAAAAATGTTTCATTACCATCGTCAATTAATATATTATTTTTTGCATTTATTTGATTGATTGAATGTACAATATAAGATGTAATCAAACCAAAAAAACAAAATTCAATTTTTTCATATCTCTTTAATATTTTATTTAAAATAAATGGGAAAAAAAGTTTATTAATAGTATCTAATTTGAAAAAATATATTTTAGTCCATAAATATTCTTTTAAAATCTCATTAAAAAGCTTTCTATCCACCTCATTTTTATATATACATATAACAATATTAGAACCTTTTCTATTAAATTCTTTAATTGCTTCTATGCAATTAAATAATTGGAAAGGTGTTCGTGCTAATGAAATAGAAACTTTACTCATTCGAAATTATTCCTTATAAAAGCTTTGAAATTTCCATTAATATTTATATTATTAAATTTAATTCTTTTTTCTTCTAAATCAAAATTATTTAATCTGATTATTTGTTTATTTACTTCAAATTTCATTAATATATTTTTATAATTTTTATCTGATTTTGAATATTCATTTCCTATAGTATAAACTTTTTTTGACGAAGAAATTGCTTCACTTATCATAGAAGAACTCTCTTCTGTTACAAATACAGATGTGCATAAACCTAAAAATGCTAATAATATCTTTTCTTCTTTTTTATTATATGCCACAAAATAAGAATAATAATCTTTTAATTCTTTTTCTAATTTAGACTCTATATCTAAAGGTGTTCTTCTTGAAGTTGTAATAAGCCATTTAATTCTTTTTTCTTTAGAAGTTTTTTTTACAAAATTTATTAAGTTATCATAAAATTTATTATCATATTTATATCCAGCCCCATTACCACCTATTAATAATGTATAATATTTTTGATTACTATCTAAATTAGTTAAGTCTATAAATTCTTCCGATTTTACTCTTAATTTCTCTTTCGTAACTACACTAGGTGCAACATCTAAAATAATTTGATTTTTATATCCTAAATCAATAACAGTTGTAATATATGTAAAGAGTTCTTCTTTTAGTCCTCTCAAAGCTCCATTTAGAATATTTTTACATTTATATATCTTTGAAAACCAAACATTTAAATTTGATGTGTTTCCACCTGTTGAAATAATCAAATCTGGCTTATTTTTAGGAGTATCAAACTTTTTATAAAAAAAAGGAAGATATTTTATACTATTTTCTGTAAAAAAATTAGGGAAAGTATTTAATAAAATTCTTAATATTTTCCTTTTTAGTTTTGATTTTATTTCAATTTCTATATATTCTATTTCTAAATCTTCAAAAATATCTTTTAAATATAATATTAAACCTTCTGTTTGATTATAATGACCTGGTTTATCATCTTTTATTACTAATACTTTCATTATTTTAAAACTTTATTATATATATCAATTGTCTCATCTACCATATTTTCAATAGTAAATTTTTTTTCTGCATAATTAAATTTTTCTTGAAATTCTTTTAATACTTTTTCATAATTATCTTTTACATATCCTATTTTAGTAGAAATTTCATTTGCATTTGAAAAAGGTACAATATATTTATTACCAAGAAGTTTAGGCATATCTGAAACTGGTGTTGAAATAAATGGTGTTTTACAGAACATAGTCTCAACAAAAGTATAGGGAAAACCTTCATTATCAGATGACATTACAAATAAAGAAGATGATGTAACAATTTTTTTGACATCTGTATTTACTACATTACCTGTAAATGTTATTTTATTCTTTATATTTAATTTTTCTGCTTCTTTCTTAAGATTATTTTCTTCTTCTCCTGAACCAACTAAAATTAAATGTAAATCTAAATTTTTAATTGCCATTAAAATTAATTCAAATCTTTTCACCTTTGTTAATCGCGCAACACTACAGATTATGAATTTGTTTTTTTCTATATTATATTTCTCGCAAAGATCTATTTTTAAATTTTCATTACTATTAAATTCAATTCCATTATAAATTACAACTTTATTCTTTGTTTTTAATTTTTTTCCAATATAATCAGAAACTGTAATTACAAAATCACTTTTTTCAAAAGATGACAAATTGTTTTTATAGTTATGTAGTGTTGAAATAATCTTTGAGTTAATAAATGGTTTTAATTTTATTACCATTGATGTAGCTTTATTTGCTTGAGTATGAATAATATCAAAATTTTCTTTTTTTAATATTTTCAAAAGCTTAAATAGAATAAAAAAATTATTTCTACTTTTTGATAAATCAAGAGGGATAAAGTTTATATTTTCAAAGAATTTCTCAAAATCTTTATGTGCGATAACTGTAACATTAAAACCTTTTTTTACTAATTGTTTTGATAATTCAATAGTATGTTTTTCTAATCCACCATCTTCATTTCCAGCAAGAACTTGACATATTCTCATTTATTTAATCCTCTCAATCCTCTTTTTAATTTAATTTTAAAAGCAAGAATATTATCTTTTCCACTAATAGTAATTCTATCAAGTTCAAATATGTTAGCTTTAGTTAAATTATTAATACCTTTTTTAGTAGTCACTGCATTTGTATAAAAGGAATCTTTGGTAATTTGAATATCTTCATTGTCATATAAACCAAAAGGATAACAAAAAGAATTACATTTTATTTTAAAATTTTCTTCTATTATTATTTTAGAATTATAAATTTCATTTTTCTTATCATTACTACTTAGTGTTGGCAAATTGTTATGTGTCATAGTATGAGAACCAATTTCAATCAATCCCGAATTTATAAGTTTAACAATTTGCTCATCTAATAACTTAGGTTCATTTTTCAATTCACCATTATTATTTTTCTTTTTTCGTTTTGATGACCATTCTCTATTATGTCTATGCACAACTAAATATATTGTAGCTTTAACATTATATTTTTCAAGAATAGGAAAAGCATTAGTAAAATTATCTTCATACCCATCATCAAATGTAATAGCAACAGATTTATTAGGTAAAGAGCTTTTAGAGTTAATTAATTCACTCATAGTAAAAAAAGTCCAACCAGTATCTACTAAATATTTTATTTGTTTCTCAAATTCTATAGGATCAACTCTTAAACCATTAAATTTTGCACCCTTTTTATGTTTACTAATCATATGATACATAAGAATACGAGGATACTTTAAATTAACAGTTTTAGTCCACCATGCATATCTAAAAGAGTAATAAATAGCTAAAATAAATAAAAATATTAATAAATATTCCAAATTATAATACCCTCCTATAAACTTTTAAATTCAATTCTAACATATTCTCCAAAGAAAAATTATCAGATATATAAGTATATCCATCAAAATTGAAATTTTTAGATTTTATAATATTATTTGCTAATTCTTTTTCATTTCCAACTTCAAAGAAAAAGCCGTTTTCATTTTCTTTTATAATATCTTTTACACCACCATGATTAGTGGCAATTACAGGTGTATTCATTGCAATTGATTCAGCAACTGCACGTCCGAAACTTTCTGGTTTTTTTGAGCTACTAACTACCACATTACTTAATGCATAAATTTCTGCTATTTTACTTTGACTTCCGGTAAAAATGATATTATCTTTTAAGTCTAATTCTATGATTAGTTTTTTTAGTGAGTTTAAATAATCTTCTTTATCACTTCTAACACCACCAACTATTAAAGCTTTTACATTTGGGATTATATTTTTAACAATTGATACTGCTTTTATAAATGTTTCATAATCTTTTAATTGTGTAATTCTTCCTACACTTGAGATTATAAATTTATTTTCTAGATTATTTTCTTTTTTAAAATTTGATATAAAATCATTTGATATATTTTTAGGGTTAAAAACATCCAAATCAATTCCTCTAGGAATTATAGTTATTTTATTTTCTGGTGTTTGGTAATGTTTTTGAATATACTCTTTAATACTTCCACTTACACAAATAACTGCATTAGCATTTTGCATTATTTTACTATAAAAACTAACAGAATTGAAACCATGAACAGTAGATACAACTTTTATATTTAGTTTTTTATTTGCAAAATAAACAAGCCAAGCTGGTACTCTACTTCTTACATGAATAATATCAGGATTAATCTGTTTCAAAATCTTTTTTAATTTGTTGATTCTTGAAAATGATGTAAATATATTTTTACTACAAACATCAAATTTGATATGAGTTCCGCCATCAATATTTATTTGATTATCAAGTTTCCCGCCATTGCTAATAACATACGATTCAATTGCTTTTTTTACATATTCGCGATTTAGTTCAACAACACCACGTTCAACTCCACCTTCATTTAGCTCTGGAAGTAACTGTACAATTCTCATATATTATAGTTTCCAAGTAGGATTAGGAACTATTCCTTTTACATCTATAATAATTTTTTCATCATTAATGATATTTTCATATTCTTCTTGACTTAATTCTTTAAATTTATTATGTCCAACAGCTACAACTATTGAATCATATTTTTTATTTGATTTAAATGGATTTTCAACAAAAGTATAATCATAATAGTCTTTATCTTTTTCATCAATCCATGGTTCATATACATCAATATTTGCACCATAGTCTTTTAGTTCTTTGATAATATCTACTACTTTTGTATTTCTAATATCAGGGCAATTTTCTTTAAAAGTTAATCCCATTACTAAAATATTTGCATCTTTTATTATTTTTCCATTTTTTATCATAAGTTTTATAGTTTTTTCTGCTATAAATTTACCCATACCATTATTGATTTGTCTTGCACCTAAAATAAGATTTGGTTTATATCCTAATTCTTCTGATTTATAAGTAAGATAATATGGATCAACACCAATACAATGTCCACCTACTAAACCTGGTTTTAGTTTTATAAAATTCCATTTTGTTGCTGCAGCTTCTATTACATCATTTGTATTTATATTCATAACATCAAAGATTAATGCTAATTCATTTACTAATCCAATATTTACATCTCTTTGTGTATTTTCAATTACTTTTGCAGCTTCTGCTACTTTTATTGAGCTTGCTTTATGAGTTCCTGCTGTTATTATACTTTTATATAAATCATCTACAATATCAGCAATTTTAGGTGTTGAACCTGATGTAATTTTAAGTATTTTTGTAACTGTATGTTCTTTATCACCTGGGTTTATTCTCTCAGGAGAATATCCACAGAAGAAATCTGTATTAAATTTCATTCCTGAAGTAATTTCAAGTTGAGGCACACATACTTCTTCTGTAACACCTGGATAAACTGTTGATTCATAAATTACAATATCATCTTTTTTAAGTACTTTACCAATAGTTTGAGAAGATTTAATCAAAGGTGTTAAATCAGGTCTATTTGAGTGGTCAATTGGAGTGGGAACTGTAACAATATAAATATTACAATCTTTTATATCTTCTATATTTGAAGAATAAATTAATTTATCTTTTACAGCAAGAAGTTGTTCTTTTTCTAATTCTAAAGTTCTATCGTAACCTTTAGATAATTCTTCAATTCTTGGTTGATTTATATCAAAACCTACAACATCATATTTTGTTGCGAATGCTGCTGCTAAAGGTAAACCTACATATCCTAGACCTACTATACATATTTTATTATTCATTTAAAACCTTCTATATTTCAACTTTTTCTAGTAATTTACTAAAATCTAATTTTTTATCTATATTATTTACAATCTCAGCTAGTTTATGGAACTTTGTATCCGTTTTACTTGCTCTAAGATTAATTATTGTAATTGGTGCATCTGTATTTGCTCTTGCTTCACTAAGCATTGATGTAGAATCAATTGTAATAAATAATTCTTCACATTTATCTATAAAATCTGGTATTGGATTTATTGAGGGAGTATCTGAATAAATTAATTTATAATCAAAATCATATTCATTTATTAAATCTTCTATTTGCTTAGATGTTCTTCTTGAAGTAGTAATATACTTTAAATAACCATCATAATTTTTACTTATTATATTTAATACATTTCTAATATTTTCCACATCCATTTTGAAAATACTATTATCCCCACCAATGATTATACCTAGTGATTTTTCATTACTTTTAATTATACCTTTTGGCTTTGTGTATGATAAATTTAAAGGAAGGGAAATTATATTACCAAGTTTTGGAGCATTGTCATGCTCTTGAGCTAAAATATAATAAAAATCTTTATAATTATAAGATTTAGGAAGCATTAATGCTATTGATTTTATATTATTTTTTTTAGAAATAAACTTATTAAAATAATAAGTTCCAGAACCAGTACTAACTACAGCATCGTAGAAGTCAAAATTATATTTTTTATATTCTTTAAATAATTCATCTGAATATTTTTGGAGTTTATCTAAAGCATATGTAAGTAATTTAAAAAATTTTGATTTAAATTTCACTTCTAATATATCGTAGCTTATTTTTTTTATCTTACAAAATGCAATTGATTGATTTAAGTGACCTGGTTTTCCATCACTAATTATTAAAATTCTTTTCATATATCTCTCTATAATGACTCTTAAACCTTTTATGAGGCCAAAACCATTGTTTTTTATCTTCAAGTATTATATCAGATATTGCATTAGCTTGAAGTTGAGATAACTCTTTTATATCATTTTCTTCATTTTCTGTTTTTATAGGTAATATAGGATTATAAACTTTTATTTTATATTTGTAATCATTTTTATTAAATATAGCAAGTGGAATAATAACAGCATCGAATTTTCTAGCAAGAATTGCAGAAGTTGATGCTTGATATGCTTTTTTTCCTAAAAAGTCTACTTGTGTACCTTCTCTTGAATTAATATTTTGATCAATGATTAAAGATATTGCTTCTTTTTTAATTAAGGCTTTTACAAGTTTTTTAACAGCACCTTTTCTAAATACTATTTTTGATCCTGATTTTTCTCTTGCTTTTACAATAAATTCATCAATTTCTTCAAAATTTGATTGTCTTGCTACCTGATGTAATTTTGCTACATTTTTATTAATATACGTACTAAGCATTTCCATATTACCAAAATGCGCCGAAATAAAAATAATAGGTTTATTCTCAGAGATAACTTTTTCTACTATTTCTTTATTTTCAATTGATACTGTATTTAATAATTCTTCATCTGTAATATCTAAATTTTCTATAAGTGATTGAACCCATAACAACATATTAAAATATGAATATTTTTGAATTTCTTTTATCTCTTTTTCAGAAATTTTATCATTAAAAATAAATTTTAAATTTGTTTTTATAATTTTATTTGTTTTATTAGCAAATAAATAAGCAAGTGCTGATAGAAATCTAAAAAAACCTCGTCGTATAAATTTTGGAGATTTTCTTAAAATAAATACCAAAGCTAAAAATATTTTATAAACAATCTTCTTCATTATAAAATACTTAGGTTAAACTCTTTTGGTAATTCTAATTTTTCAATATTTGAATTAATTAAAAAAGTATTATTTTCAAGTTCTAATGTTAATGAATTTGTATCTTCATCTAAAGTATAATTAATCTTTGGTCTAGATAAATCTAAATTTGTTAATATATTTAAAGAAATCATAAAAGACAACCATCTCATAACTTCAATATCAGGAAGTAATTCTTCATAAATTAATATATCTTTTTTTGAAGGTAATGATTTTTTAGAAAACTTAATTATATGTGCGATTATAACTCTTGTTGTATGCATAAAATCATAAGATAAACCATTTAAAATAAAATCAAATGCATTATCATTTGATTTGTAAAAATTTAAAGTTGAACCAATTGAGTGAAGTTTAGAAGCAATTACCAAATACGTTTTATATTTATCTTCTAAATTATGAATAGGTTTTAATACTTCAAATATTTTCGAAGCATTAATCCCCATATATGCACTTTGTTTAGGATCGATTTGAAATCTATCAAGTAATGATCTTACACTTACATTAAAATTAGAAGGAAATTTACAATTTGAAGTTCTTAATAAATCACTTAAATAAACACCCTCGCGTACACCAGCACCCGATGTGATTACTTTTGAAATATTTAATTCATCTAAAATTGTTTTAAAAATAAATGTACCTTCTTTTATAGTATCAAATCTATCTTTTTTCACACCAAGTGATTTTAACTCATCATTATCTTTTGCGTTAATGATTTCATCTAAAAAACTCTCTTCATTTGAAACTTTATATTTATATCCATGTAAAATATCTAAAGGATATTCATTTCTTTGCATAATTATTTTTGAAATAGATCTAATACTTCCACCAATACCAACAATTGTATCAGGAATTTCTACATTATGTTCAAAAATCTTTCTTAAACTATCTATTATATATGCTCTTGCACCATCAATATCATTCTTATTAAAGAATAATTCTTTAATACGTACAGTACCAATATTTAAAGATATAGATTTTACAATATTTTTATCTTTTACAAAACAAAACTCTGTAGAACCACCACCAATATCAACTGTTACAAAACTATCATCGTGAATAAGATTTAAAGCAGCAACGCCACCATAATATGCTTCTTTCTCTCCATCAATAACTTTTATACTTAAACCAAAATCTTTTTTTATTCTAGATAAAAATGATTTAGCATTAGGAGCATCTCTTAGGGCTGATGTAGCAACACAAATTACTTTTCTTGATTTTAGCGATTGGGATATATTTAAAAAAGATTTCATAGATTCATAAGCACGTTGCATAGGAATTTCTTGAAGGTTTCCGTTATTTTCGTAACAGCCTTCAGAAATTTTCACCCTACTTTTCGTTTCATTTATTAAATTAAATGCAAATCTACTACTTTTTTGTAAAACAACCATACGCATTGAGTTGGACCCAATATCTATAATAGTTGTGACTTTAGACATTAAACTTCTTCTTCTTCTAATTGTTTA
This genomic interval carries:
- a CDS encoding glycosyltransferase family 4 protein encodes the protein MRIVQLLPELNEGGVERGVVELNREYVKKAIESYVISNGGKLDNQINIDGGTHIKFDVCSKNIFTSFSRINKLKKILKQINPDIIHVRSRVPAWLVYFANKKLNIKVVSTVHGFNSVSFYSKIMQNANAVICVSGSIKEYIQKHYQTPENKITIIPRGIDLDVFNPKNISNDFISNFKKENNLENKFIISSVGRITQLKDYETFIKAVSIVKNIIPNVKALIVGGVRSDKEDYLNSLKKLIIELDLKDNIIFTGSQSKIAEIYALSNVVVSSSKKPESFGRAVAESIAMNTPVIATNHGGVKDIIKENENGFFFEVGNEKELANNIIKSKNFNFDGYTYISDNFSLENMLELNLKVYRRVL
- a CDS encoding lipid A biosynthesis lauroyl acyltransferase, with product MKKIVYKIFLALVFILRKSPKFIRRGFFRFLSALAYLFANKTNKIIKTNLKFIFNDKISEKEIKEIQKYSYFNMLLWVQSLIENLDITDEELLNTVSIENKEIVEKVISENKPIIFISAHFGNMEMLSTYINKNVAKLHQVARQSNFEEIDEFIVKAREKSGSKIVFRKGAVKKLVKALIKKEAISLIIDQNINSREGTQVDFLGKKAYQASTSAILARKFDAVIIPLAIFNKNDYKYKIKVYNPILPIKTENEENDIKELSQLQANAISDIILEDKKQWFWPHKRFKSHYREIYEKNFNN
- a CDS encoding O-antigen ligase family protein; protein product: MITFIKKIRNLPRIDLINYLIVLYAFTLTFPIEIKRIVVILLIVLWITDKTKYSFILPKTNLFLFFGIFITYSLLSYFWSDSTLQEALNYIRRYWYYLPIFIMFKYLKKEYFEYTLSFFIFGMLISEILSYGNYFSFWQIGLGEENNPTVFIHHTTYSVFLAIVSIFLFIKILNERLKVKQIIYILFFITITINLLVNSGRTGYISFLVTFLILSLYLFKKRIKYILITISSIIFVIFLAYSLSPNFKHRINLIKNDVNKVLTENNYSTAIGARIGLWVISKNTIIENPIFGIGIAGSQKVKNNYIDTQSKNDFSYIKTLHSFHNIYLEILIQYGIVGLILFFLIIYEIFKIKIKNTEIYLLKNITLSIYLLGSFVDILFYLKDAMLFFTFLIGLFLANYKIEYQNKLSNIN
- a CDS encoding nucleotide sugar dehydrogenase; its protein translation is MNNKICIVGLGYVGLPLAAAFATKYDVVGFDINQPRIEELSKGYDRTLELEKEQLLAVKDKLIYSSNIEDIKDCNIYIVTVPTPIDHSNRPDLTPLIKSSQTIGKVLKKDDIVIYESTVYPGVTEEVCVPQLEITSGMKFNTDFFCGYSPERINPGDKEHTVTKILKITSGSTPKIADIVDDLYKSIITAGTHKASSIKVAEAAKVIENTQRDVNIGLVNELALIFDVMNINTNDVIEAAATKWNFIKLKPGLVGGHCIGVDPYYLTYKSEELGYKPNLILGARQINNGMGKFIAEKTIKLMIKNGKIIKDANILVMGLTFKENCPDIRNTKVVDIIKELKDYGANIDVYEPWIDEKDKDYYDYTFVENPFKSNKKYDSIVVAVGHNKFKELSQEEYENIINDEKIIIDVKGIVPNPTWKL
- the rpmB gene encoding 50S ribosomal protein L28 — its product is MSRRCAISGKGPMVGNNVSHAKNRTKKRFLPNLRTVRVTLEDGTTQKIKISAKELRTLKKHS
- a CDS encoding ELM1/GtrOC1 family putative glycosyltransferase, with protein sequence MKRILIISDGKPGHLNQSIAFCKIKKISYDILEVKFKSKFFKLLTYALDKLQKYSDELFKEYKKYNFDFYDAVVSTGSGTYYFNKFISKKNNIKSIALMLPKSYNYKDFYYILAQEHDNAPKLGNIISLPLNLSYTKPKGIIKSNEKSLGIIIGGDNSIFKMDVENIRNVLNIISKNYDGYLKYITTSRRTSKQIEDLINEYDFDYKLIYSDTPSINPIPDFIDKCEELFITIDSTSMLSEARANTDAPITIINLRASKTDTKFHKLAEIVNNIDKKLDFSKLLEKVEI
- a CDS encoding glycosyltransferase family 4 protein, which produces MRICQVLAGNEDGGLEKHTIELSKQLVKKGFNVTVIAHKDFEKFFENINFIPLDLSKSRNNFFILFKLLKILKKENFDIIHTQANKATSMVIKLKPFINSKIISTLHNYKNNLSSFEKSDFVITVSDYIGKKLKTKNKVVIYNGIEFNSNENLKIDLCEKYNIEKNKFIICSVARLTKVKRFELILMAIKNLDLHLILVGSGEEENNLKKEAEKLNIKNKITFTGNVVNTDVKKIVTSSSLFVMSSDNEGFPYTFVETMFCKTPFISTPVSDMPKLLGNKYIVPFSNANEISTKIGYVKDNYEKVLKEFQEKFNYAEKKFTIENMVDETIDIYNKVLK
- a CDS encoding glycosyltransferase is translated as MSKTSIYFKTKTNLIKELQKDERVFTLKRQSLLKKLPFFKKEYADIYFHSGNLDAEAILNIKNAKKTIVNSKQLRSEIIDKTNIPKENIEVIYPSINMIYKKPKEIKEKICKKFDIDSTPKIIFFTAKNLKTSGVKEFFDIILSLNSMNKQIIISSDKNQINSLKFLISKYNFGNEVLLLENYSNINELFLAADIFILPTYNKSFATNILKAMYCKCAVLTTISNYSSELLDIFATMENPTDSTTSYKVDALLSREEDLKYIQKENRKIAKKYELFKNLDKLNTIIDTI
- a CDS encoding polysaccharide deacetylase family protein encodes the protein MEYLLIFLFILAIYYSFRYAWWTKTVNLKYPRILMYHMISKHKKGAKFNGLRVDPIEFEKQIKYLVDTGWTFFTMSELINSKSSLPNKSVAITFDDGYEDNFTNAFPILEKYNVKATIYLVVHRHNREWSSKRKKKNNNGELKNEPKLLDEQIVKLINSGLIEIGSHTMTHNNLPTLSSNDKKNEIYNSKIIIEENFKIKCNSFCYPFGLYDNEDIQITKDSFYTNAVTTKKGINNLTKANIFELDRITISGKDNILAFKIKLKRGLRGLNK
- a CDS encoding ELM1/GtrOC1 family putative glycosyltransferase, translating into MKVLVIKDDKPGHYNQTEGLILYLKDIFEDLEIEYIEIEIKSKLKRKILRILLNTFPNFFTENSIKYLPFFYKKFDTPKNKPDLIISTGGNTSNLNVWFSKIYKCKNILNGALRGLKEELFTYITTVIDLGYKNQIILDVAPSVVTKEKLRVKSEEFIDLTNLDSNQKYYTLLIGGNGAGYKYDNKFYDNLINFVKKTSKEKRIKWLITTSRRTPLDIESKLEKELKDYYSYFVAYNKKEEKILLAFLGLCTSVFVTEESSSMISEAISSSKKVYTIGNEYSKSDKNYKNILMKFEVNKQIIRLNNFDLEEKRIKFNNININGNFKAFIRNNFE